CGATTGATAAGGGATTTCTGTAAAGATTAATAAACGTAAGCTATAGTTTGGCCCAgactatctcatttcaaacatagacagagagaatcatactgtctatttgtcttacgctagtaatACCACCTAAAAGAAAggaatgagtataattttcctggttcttactgactggcaagttgtgtttgccagactaagTAGGTATCAAGTTACTAGTTCATCCCGAACAATGTTCTCGCGATTTGCAAATAAAAAGTCACTTTTAGAGTGCTAGTCCCTGACCGAAAttgtataagtaaatattagaaAATTTTACCTATATGTTTCCAATACACACGAGGGTTAACATGGTTGTCATACTGATACGGATCCGTACGTCGCTCCGGTGTGGTGTGTGAGTGAGGCAGCACTATGCACCTATCGATGTCTCGCTCCGCATCAACCAATAAAATTGACACTCATTCGAAATACGAGTACTTACAAGGGCATGTTTATCTTCAAAAGCTCCCAGCAACGCAGGGTGGTTGTATCCTATCGGAACCGACGATATTTGGGTAAAGACGTCTAGAAACTCGTTCCCGTCCACGTCCACGAAGTAATTGCCAGCGCATTTATCGTAGTCGCCAAACAGCTGCACAGATTGAGCTTGCTGAAATAtggaataatttaaaaatttcaactttttagTAATTTACAAATGTATATTGCATAGGTAGTTGAAAAGTACAATTTCACTTAACGCCCTAGTCCAGGGAATAGGGATCACCAATTAGTTTCTACAGCGGtccaatttttgaaaataaaatgaccATCGCGGTCCGTTTCTAGAGTTTATTAAATAGGTAAGCAAATGTAATGTATAGGTTGCCGGTCCGGATCCGGACCGCGATCCGCCATTTGGTGACCCCTAACCTAGTCGGTAGAGATGAGTTTGGGATCGAATCCTGATGGGATTTATTCCTTACAgcaaaaataggtatttatttaatattagaaaatatttattagaagGAAACTTGTATTAAATCGCGACATACCCCGCTATACTGCGAACGCTCCGGCTGTGGCATGAGCTCCCTGCTGAGGTTTTCCCGAGAGGCTACAGTATagaaaaggagtgtacaggttcttaaagggtcggcaacgcgcatgtaacatctCTGGAGTTGctggcgttcataggctacggtgactgcttaccataaggcggaccgtatgcttgtttgcaaccgacgtggtattaaaaaaatacactaattaaattttttcatttcattttcatttcattttcattagctgacaaatatttgaatgggtAATAGATGAGGGCAATACCTGTATACTGTTCAGTTCAGTAAACAACAACTGAGATTTGGGCCCCGGCACCGATGTTTTGACTGACGGCTTCTCTGGTTCTTGGAGTGTCACAGACAAGCCCCTGGAATCTGTGAGCATACAATCTCGTACGTTTACTTCCTGCTTTATCGCgacagatataaaaaaaaacctaaacgGTGTTGCTGCAACTGTTCAAACCAGGGGGCTACCACGAAAACGAAATCTGCTTGCCATTCGAATATTGCAAGAGTTGACTACAAGCTCCGACAACATTGGCCGGACGCAGTGCAAGATATACATAAGCAAAACACGATATGTGTAtctataatgtatttttttctcagACTAACTTGAACTCCTGCTCCAATTTGGCtaacttatacttatacttacattTTAACGCATTCTCGGGAACCTTAATTATACGGAACATGTTCCCTTAACCTAAAGTATCTACCTAAGTAAAAATACTAATTAGAAACCAAAGATCTTTACAAGTTCATTAGCATTAAATTCAAATACATGGCACATGGCAGAAGCCCAAATGTCACAATTGTCAATATCATGTTAATACATTGTCAATATAATACACAGATTAAAATACTGATAAacatgatgaaaaaaaaaccaattaggttagaccaagaaaagtctgcaacgattttgatagcatacgcagtgcaagtgttatttacacgtcataatttcatagaagtttgacgtttaatataacacttgcactatatttgcactgcgtgtgctatcaaaatcgttgcagacttgtcttggtctaactttttTCTAGTGTCAACGATTGGTCAACGATGCAAACATCAATTCAATTCGGAAATTTTTTAGACGTCGCTTTTGTAGACTTCACGTAATGACGAATactttattgaaaaaaataacaactcaacatcaattatttttattttggaagACTTTTTTGAGTACATATATAGTTACATTGCATAGTTATAAATTTGTCAAATAATGAGTATCAGTGAATTCACAAAACAGTTACATAAACGGACCTACCCTATAATTAATTAGCATTGTAACCTTTAAAAATTATGGCatataataatagaaaaaaattgtttatttaaaacaatcacttaagagccaacaggaggtgagcccgggttcaattttgagatttcaagttGAATATCGCCGTCgctctgacgggggcggtaccgcgtagcgagggactatcccagtgtgtgtggtgcacgcacataGACGCGCACGcattttgcgctcctcgccggcctctgCTGGCCGGCCCGCTACGCTATAGCTATGCATACAACATACCACGCCACACACCACCCAGTTCTTTTCTTACTTTATTCTTCGTTTATAACTCGTtcgctcgctaccaccactaaGCGTTTGCTTATTCCCTGTTATTGTGGTTAACTCCTTGATTTTAAGtaactgaattcaatatccttctgcAACCtacaatctaattaacatttcgaggtacagaagagtaaaaaaacataacataacatggacatacaagaaaacattgttgtataaaaacatacaagataacggctgttaaattaatccaattaaatgtttttaaatataaacaataatattaaattatagtcgtgagtattttaaaagtaaaactcccttataccttgactttcaacaaagtattttacttataacttacttggttcgtatgaattagtgacatacctaatttaaaaagagcgctataactcccgcgggaacaataaggccttttcccttcagtgcACCTGCAtagaataagatcttttcgagcaagtgtgattaaaaacaaatttgccgctctccggctacgTGGAATAGATAAAaatagcctcaggttagataaaatatcataacaaagaaacatgtgacatgtgatatttcttactttgatgtaattatacagttttattaattgtccgttttttatttatgagtccgattttgataaaaatgtttgaagagCTAATTCTGGTcagaataaatatgaaaccccaatttgggacaatagtctacaaaacgttcaaggtggtgaaaaatatagtgtaagctgttcgcataaaaaaaccgcaaatcgatgtacaggttacccgtttggtacacgtatactagaggtcaaaacaaaatttttgacccgcagttcctaaaaaaattcccttaggagggagtgctgaaaccttttttttatataattttattttttcaaacctatcgtattctcctcttatctatcatacgaaagggctttttgaagcgattctgaaaatataccacattacatttcagccagttttagggttccgtacctcaaaaggaaaaacggaaccctaggatcgtgcgtctgtctgtctgtgtgtccgtctgtcacagcctattttctccgaaactactggaccaattaaggtgaaatttggtatacatatgtaagtttgtgacccaaagacggacatgtaacgtaaacaaatgaattttaaacatggaggccacttttggggggtaaatgagaaaattaaaaataaagtatttcaaactatatcgtgttatatatcaaatgaaagagctcattgtgagaatctgtaatacattttttttataatttaggataagcaatttagaagttattcaagaaaataggcaaaaaatgaccattccccccctttatctccgaaactactgggtctaaaatttaaaaaaaaaatacgcaaaatagatctttaccaaaagattacaggaaaacctattggaaattgcagtcaagcgtgagtcggacttaattacttagtttttgatccgacccctacgggttttttaaagacatttcactcacgtttcatataaaaaatacattgtttaaattttgtaatgtacagaacccttggaacgcgagtccgactcgcacttggccggtttttcttaaattgaaacaaaaagaattttcaaatcataccaagtttgggctcctccagttacgatatggctgatttttttggtacgatataccacaaatgatacgtgatatcctcatatcgatccccaaaaaagcaattttaaaaataattttatttagtttttttttcaatacaaagtgacacaatctacttcaATGCcgattttacgagacttatggaactgtactgcagatacggtacatattaatcatacaatgatacgtaatatccatatatccaacgggaaatacctctttaaccctttaacttgtttaattctttttgttttaatttacaaaaaaaagggatttttttaggaactgcgggtcaaaatttttgttttgacctcttagtatgcgtgtgccaaacggctaacctgtacatcgatttgcggtttttcattgaaattgggcttgtacggctgccactaatagagatactaattcctaaaaatacgtatgatatcttattggattcggaatgatgtttagaaaaatgtattcgaagcgttaatttattcccacataaaaaaagttcaaaagctattaacaaaaaacggccaagtgcgagtcggactcgcgcacgaagggtttcgtaccattacgcaaaaaacggcaaaaaaatcacgtttgttgtttgggagcgacatttaaatatttattttattttaatgtttcgttcatatattcagatttgggtatgaaaatgtgaaactattatttctaaaataaattatccgtccctaatttacacaaaatttataccaaatttgatctcatagatCATGATCaacagataggtagaaatagaggcaaactggaccgcagaagccgacttttccccttcctttttggggggtagccaggacttaatctcgtagctagtgcgtcagctcagctttgtatgaaccaaggaataataaatagtatatcccctgaggccaaagtgcatactcactttacttacttcgcctactaagaggcaaatcgcgactttgttatggtttatcgatcttatcacatcactagattatcgacattcaatgtcgactattgcccatcacttttctgtctgtgtacgtatttagaaacttgaccccgcccctaaaattagtacgataaggacaactgcagcttaggcgaaaaatcctgcgtaaaaatctcaaaaatcgaggttttgtactcgactgtttcttcctccaaaacttaaccaatcgtaaccaaatttggaaatctaaatgattatgaaattgtctgtgtcggactgttttgattttttggctaattgatatcagttttgaataccacgcctctcattgcggcatagtcagtgaggccatttttggccatgtttgaagggctctatcgccttaaaaaacaaaaatatcaaaaaaagcaaaacacaccgacacagatattgacaatattaatctgtgttgaaaaaatcattcctctagcttcaaaaaccacggaggaaacagtcgagtacgtttgtatggagaaatgaccactcccgttggctcttaaaaataatactggTTGTATTAAAATCTATTCACACTAATgtcttgacatttaaaatactgACCATATCCTTACCTCAACTATACCTACGtagaatttattacaatgtaatattttaagacaGCCATAAATTTAGAACTATTTcaagaaaaaaatgcaaattcaaaattaaacaaaaaatacaaatgattgATGTTAGCGGCCTTTTTGCTTTGCATACTTAATGCAACATAGCCTGTGACGTTCTCTGATACctagacatttcatacataaaGCTCCATTGCGATAAAAATATGAAACGTCGTCAAtcaaatatatgtattaatacTCGTATATAAATGTGTagttgtataaaattaatatcacaAAATACATCAGCATAAAATGAAAACCGTATTATATGGGGTTAGGTCGAGACGAGGTACGTTTAGAGTTGCTTGAGTGTTTTCCTGAGGGTGTCGAGGTAGATGTGCGCGTGTTTCTCCTGGAACGTGAGCGCGGGCCGCAGGCGGATGGCCGTCTCGCCACAGGTGCCGCCTAGCACGCCTGCACCAAAGAAAATACCAGGTTTTATAGACTCGAATTATAGCTAAAAACataccagaaaaaaaaaaccggacaagtgcgagtcggactcgcccaccgagggttccgtacaaataaaCGGCCCTTCTTcgtttacgttaacttagaagtttgattttttcacagcttcaagggactgagACTAATAAGactatatggtttaaatttcaacttgatacctccacgcgttcccgagataaagggtcttgacagagagacagacgaacggacggacaacaaagtgatcctataagggttccgttttttcctttgaggtacggaaccctaaaaaaaaaaaaaaagatactagCCCCTTATCTACAACTAACCATGCACCTTTTGCACGGAAACGTCAGAAATTCTTAACATATTAATACGTTTTCAAACAGGTAGCAAAACATAGTTACCCTGAAGCCCATGCATTAAAGcggataacatttttttttataaaacacatTGAATTTGACTTGAACAGCAAATCTTTCAAACTGTATGGAAAACAGGAAAcgccttataaaacaaataacgcCAAAACTTACCATTTTTCTTCAAGTCATTATTGATCTTGTCCCTCAAGCTAGCATTAGGCGCGTTGAACGCCAAGAACGTGCCCCGACCGCGCACACTGTTTAACGTGTTGGAGAATTCTTTCTCGAGTTCATGTAAACCATCTTTCAAAACTTTTCCAGTTTTCTGAACGTTGCTTAATAGATTCTCTTGCTGAATGACGCGAAGTACTTGCTCCAGGAGGATGAGCTTGCCTGGGTCTCCCATCCAGGTGTTGAAAATCCTGTACGCCTGTGCAGGCCTGAAATAATCCAAAAATATGCTTTCCTATTTATAGGTtcgcataccaaatttcaatgaaatataTTCTAATTGAAACTCTAACCCCttttttcataaaactttacgggtatgatttagttaaatgtgtcgttctcaagtaaaaggtaccacattgtcgcttaccacacACACatacgctctgacaggttagtcgtatagagatgcaagcaatttcacccttatggtaagcgacaatgtggtaccttttacttgagaacgacacaaattatgttttatcagtttcttacaaatacattttgacttcaaaatgacagataaagacaaaccattcatagctaattcaggccagtaacgcgcaTATGAATAACGCAATAAGTACTtttgtgtaattgtgtatattataagtatacaatattttcgTACCAACCAATACAATGAGGTATAACGCACTTAACTAAACGCAGATGGCGCTGCAGTGAAACGATTCCAATCGACAGTAATTAATGTTGAATGCCAGGGTTGTCaggtaattttgaatttaaaaaactcTCATATATTGAACACAAGCGCCGTCTTATTTTACTATTGAAGTATTTGCTTCACGCGTGAATAACAATCAGAATTAGTGGACTGATCAACTTGATTCAGCAGTGATCTATGAAACTCCCCATAAAATAGTTTATagaatttagcgaactcttcaATCGACACATGGTTTGGTTACGATCaaacatatactaatctgtGGTTACGATCCTACACAAAACTGCTTGAGATATTTCATGGACAGGACCTCCTTTCAGCATAACACCTTTTAGCCTTATATTTTCTACTATAAGACTGGCAAAGACTGAATAACTTTAGCTGTGATTTATccaaaaaattcaaattcattCGGCAGCTAAACATCTCGTTACAAGCCATCAAGCAAGGAGCGGGGTAAATATTCCACTGGGTCGAAGAACAACCAAGGGTCCCaaattctaaaatatatttaaaataggagcACTTACCTGAACGCAGCCGAGGTGTAATAGCCGCCCGTGAGCATTTTCTTACTGAACGTGACTAGGTCCGGCGGCGAGGGCAGGTCGAAGTGCTCGTGCGCCCACATCTTGCCCGTCGGCCCGCACCCCGTCTGAACCTCGTCTACGATGAGAGCTACTCCCGTCTGACAaccaaaacttattttaaatgaTTTGTACATCATTTAAAACTTTCTGCTGCCTAATTTACAGATATACAGAAATCGTGAGGAGTAGACACCCCGGAaaacttttccaaatagagatatatctctacagttcACCTTCAAAAGTTCCTTCAAAattcagtaatttttttttacatacagaaaaatatttcatttcatttcatttattaattttattatctctttTTATTAAGATATTAGAGAACGGTAGACACTTTTGACGAGAAGTCAAATCCGTTGCTTTTGACTCAGTTTCAATGAAATTTCAACcttcataaaaacaaaatggcaTTTCTTTTGACTCTTAAAACATTCGAACAAATGATATTCAACCGTACCCAAGAATATAACTAGGTTCATAATCCCTATAGCTGTATGTTTGTATGGTAAGGAGCACGAAGTTAaaatatagtaggtacctaagtcattttacactaagttttttttaagctgCTAGTCACAACCTGTCAATAGCCACAGTAGGTTTATCGGAAATATCAGTATTACATAAGGTGTTCAAAAAATATAGTTGTTTGAAGAATTTAACTTACACGCTGGCAGATCTGCTGAAGGCTCTGGAAGAACGCCGGGGACGCCTCGTGGTCTCCTCCCTCAGACTGTATCGGCTCCACAACTATGCCCGCCACCGGCTTGCTGGATTTTTCACGCTCTTCTATGATGCGCGCTATTTGTTCCAGGCATCTATGTAGTATAGACAATATAACAATAATGGATAACGTTGATTTCCTGAATGATACCCAGATTTTTTTCTCTAGCAAAATCACCTCGTCGCAAATCTAATCAATTAATCATGCACAAGCTCAGGCGtttgttttgaaattatttGGCGATAAAAGCCAACCAAATAAATGCAGGCAATAAAAACACCTATGAACAGGCAACACCTATAAATTTTAAGACCTTTCAATCGCGGGTTTCGgggaaacataattttaaattacatattgctacgattataaaattataaaaaggtgGGACAACTTCATCACACATGCTTTCAATCGAGACAAGTACGTTAACGCATATCAaacttatacacggtggctaaaatataagtgcattcccgaaatcacgaaaaaaaatttggccttttcatacattttggctggtccattttctatgggagggtaaatttttttttcgctatttcgtggttggtcccatcgtaaaagttgctcagtataatcccaaaacttccctggcaacgggaatgcacttattttttagccaaacTGTGTAGAAAGGGCATGTAACAAGACCAAAAAAGTATTTAAGAGTATTAAAACGTATGACTTCTTTGACGACATGGATCTTGATTCTTGACATTacaatcccatcaaaaacattacatgtaaaaagatgcaagtctctcaacgcagttcttctactacaaaaaagttttgagatgtaatgtaaaaccaagtcggttattttagtcagtagtCAGTACCAGGGGGTGTCAAAACCGTAAGactattagatacctttattctTTTAATATATCAGATTCTTTTCAGATATCGTAGCTCGTTGTTGGTTAAGCATCTTGGTGGTTCATCGGGACAAAATTACTGCAACTAATTTTTGCGTATAAGTATCGACGTATTCACGTTTTTATTAGTAAAAGAACTATCTGTGTTGTATTTAAAGAGTTTTTAACCTTAGCCTTAGTTAGCCTTGCGTGCAAAAAGTGTTTATGGCATGGCACCCAAATTGTATAACAAGCTACCCAATTTAATAAGAGAATCCGATATGCCtctatttaggaaatatttgttggactttttggtacaaaatgctttttactctttgaaataatttttagattatatgccgcatatttattaaatttagtataatgtAGTATAAGGTCGGAACTTTATAATTTTTGCATGCTGCATGATAGTTCTTAAGAATCTAGTCATAgttataggtaatacttattatttctatgcctattcaggcaggatgtgctgatcaaaaattgttttaatacacctttattgtaccgcattcaagaaataaataaatgattatgattattatgattatgattattgatTGTAGAAGTTGGAATGTCTAAGAAAAAATCGTGCACCCTAGTTTGGCAACTGAAGTAGATTGCGCTATACGTCATTTGTTTTGTGGTACCTGAatttaaaaacgatttttttaagaCTTGGTCAATTTTGATATGCGTCAACATGTGAAAACAATGCGTTTGTTATTAATCCAATGACATGCATGACTTgttctaaatcaagttacatacttattttattagcaTTGTATGACGCtgcataaaaaaaaagcttaatAAGGAACTAGctacttaattattaaaaagtaaagCTATTAAAATGTTACTGCACCGAAATGTTGGCATCATGCTTCAATTGTAGGTAAAACAAGACAACGACGGTTTCCGAAGCGGCGAGTAAAATTATACGGAAAATCATCTAAGAGAAGCCTGAAAAGAATGACAAAAGAAAGAAATGAGAAACATACTCACTAGGACTGTGATAAATTGCGATaggaataaaagaaaaaaaaccgctcTGGAATTATTTTTTGACTATAGTTTACCATGTTAATTGTTAAGTagttttttaagattttatgtTTGAATGTACCAATGATGCAATGTgtgatgtaatttttttttcttttttttttaattattaaaaaaataggcaaTTTTACATGGGTTCGCGAAAAAATATCTCTTTTCAAAGAGATCGCGTCGTGAAACACACTGAAATAAGCAATTAACTAGGTAGGAATAACCTTGGTTATAATGTCAAAGTAAATCTTGCTAACATTGAAATATACCTATCTACATAATCTATTTGCATGGATACCAAATCATAAATATGCTATCTTATCTATGAGTGGCATGCAGCATATACGTATGTACGGGTAAGTATGTGGGAAAGCATTACCTTTTATCTTCCTGATTGTTGTAGGCTTCATTCTCGTGGAGTGGGTACTTGTATCTCGGGAACGGGGCCACGGGCCAATCGAAGGCCGGGCAATCTATTTTATGTATCGGCTTCGACCTTGTGGTGGTCAAAGCTCCGAAGGTACGACCATGGAAACTTCCCTGAAAGTTGATTGAACACGTTTTAAGCACCCGTAATAGTCTTGAAGAATTTTTACTATTACTTTTAGTTACCGATTCAGAGAgcttgtacaaaacaaaaaaatactatagtacctaataaaagtaattaaagACTGaacaatatatattaaaaaaattcaattagCATCAGCTGAAAATTTACTGTTGTCAATTACTTCAAATTATTAACAGTATGCATGATAAAAGGATGCGAACTAATGAgggtaattaattaagtaacaTGCAAAGCAACTGGTCACAGGTGGATTGAATCCTGCATACTAACTATAATATCTGTACTGTCCTTaagaaactgaactgaactgagaTAAGGTCTATTGATTAACAATTGTCTCTGTACTATGGGTTACCTAGAAATGTTTAAGAAACATGATCTACAACTTTCAGTAACCTATCTATAGGCAGGCCTACCGTTTAACTGAGACGTGTCCCTTGGTATGACAGGGGAAGCGGGGCGTATGACACGACTCTTCTTCATCCGAGCCCCATTGCTAGGGAGACGACCGAGTTATGCGGCAAGCCTATAATCAGATACAACATAATGAAACAAGCAATTCTACCTCAAATGACATGATAGCCAAGTCCGGGGATCCCGGCGGTTGGTTCACCATGCAGGAGTGCGCGTCCTCCGGCGCAAAGTCCACCTTGCCCCCGCGCTGCTTGGTGCGATACCAGAAGAACACGGCCTTGTAGGCGTTCTCGTTGGAGCACGAGCCGCACATCATCGTGGACACGTGGTCCAGGCCGCGCGGGGCCACAGGCAGCAACACGCTCTTGAGCTTCGAGGGCCAGTCGGCGGATGGAAATACTCCAAGCGCTGGCCGGTTGATGAGGGATTTCTATAGAAGAGAAATAAGAGAATATTGGCTAAGGCAGGGTTGataaaaatcatgatttttataaaaaaaaccataatcATCCgattaatttgatttaaatcggatttatttaataaaatcagatctttttgattttttcattttcttgtctttttttattaattaaatagccAGTTcagttatataataaatatattgccGGAAGCGGACTTTTTTTCATCGAAATAAACCCACATAGCATCTTTTTTTCTTCCAGacatcttttttttgtattcacTCTTTCACTAGTCAATTACGAAGCGAAATGCGTCTCGTGTTTTAGTTTCGGGGAATCCTGGAACTGTTTCGGTACCATGCGTCTCGTATTATAGTTTCGGGGTTTCCCCGAAACTGTTACGCTATGACACGGTTACACATGTGTGCGTGCCGTAGTGGTCCGGGGAATTCCCTAAACAATTTTGGGCCGATTTGGTTGTagtaaaaatttaatgatttaaatcaatggttttttgaaaaaatccctTGATTAAAATCACGACTATTTAAATCGTGATTTTAATCAAGGGATTTAAATCGTATCAACCCTGGGCTAAGGCGATCCCACAATGTAGTTATGAAATGTTATATAACAGCAAATGTTTTTCTATACCTATAATAATCATAGCAATATTTGCTTTGCCCAAGGTTAACTGGCACTGGCAGACTgactttttatttgtaaaataaagattaaataaataaatacatgttatTCTAGTTACCGTATCATACAACAATTATACACCATGTTAACAGTGGTGTGGCAGCACCACAAAAAGTCCTTGAATAACATAGAGCTAATTACGAGTAAGAAGTTTgtcaataacttttaaataattatgcgaTTTATAAGTCATTGTATTTTTTGCAATGTTAACACCAACATTtactattttacattttataatgtTAACAAAGGTTTCAGGTTCATATTTCATTTTAAGAAAAGCAGGTTAAACATTTTGTCGGTTTACATTTTTAATGCAAGCGAGATTAACATTGGAAATACTTACAAGGGCATGTTTATCTTCAAAAGCTCCCAGCAACGCAGGGTGGTTGTATCCTATCGGAACCGACGATATTTGGGTAAAAGCATCTAGAAACTCGTTCCCGTCCACGTCCACGAAATAATTGCCGACGCATTTGTCGTAGTCGCCAAACAGCTGCACAGATTGAGCTTGCTGGAACAAAGATGATGGAATCATTTTGATTGTggaaaaaacaaaaagaaagcaacactACAGTAGTATCTTGAATTTAACAAGGTGTAGGTCGGTACAGTGGCGTAGTGTGAACCAATCTAAAAACCATATCTGCGAGGCCCTGTTCAATGAGTTTTTCCTTAATAAAAAggttggctttgcgaggcccccctaagtgcgaggccgtgggcgacgtgGGCTAC
This genomic stretch from Cydia strobilella chromosome 6, ilCydStro3.1, whole genome shotgun sequence harbors:
- the LOC134742112 gene encoding 4-aminobutyrate aminotransferase, mitochondrial-like translates to MFRLVKGTEISLLPAIKYTRGMSVTTHKEPKKPSIKTAVPGPKTQQLLGELNNLQQAQSVQLFGDYDKCVGNYFVDVDGNEFLDAFTQISSVPIGYNHPALLGAFEDKHALKSLINRPALGVFPSADWPSKLKSVLLPVAPRGLDHVSTMMCGSCSNENAYKAVFFWYRTKQRGGKVDFAPEDAHSCMVNQPPGSPDLAIMSFEGSFHGRTFGALTTTRSKPIHKIDCPAFDWPVAPFPRYKYPLHENEAYNNQEDKRCLEQIARIIEEREKSSKPVAGIVVEPIQSEGGDHEASPAFFQSLQQICQRTGVALIVDEVQTGCGPTGKMWAHEHFDLPSPPDLVTFSKKMLTGGYYTSAAFRPAQAYRIFNTWMGDPGKLILLEQVLRVIQQENLLSNVQKTGKVLKDGLHELEKEFSNTLNSVRGRGTFLAFNAPNASLRDKINNDLKKNGVLGGTCGETAIRLRPALTFQEKHAHIYLDTLRKTLKQL